The proteins below come from a single Priestia aryabhattai genomic window:
- a CDS encoding LolA family protein, which produces MFLLLRLAVNIRNKGVGEMHKKWIGLFVCAFFLLALSACGEKSQQDVTDALDAKVQEMAGYKSDAKMTLNTGKDAQVYDVEIWHSKPMYYRVNLKNTKKDQSQMILRNDEGVFVLTPALNKSFRFQSDWPQNSSQAYLYESLVQDIVKDEKASFKSTDKHYIFETKTNYQNSTMLPKQEITLNKSDLAPVSVKIMDTDNKVLIKVDFSKVKFDSKFDKGAFDTKRNMTSAKIDVPTLAQQKSFSVLYPKDVPKGTKLSKEKKIETENGERVVLMYKGEKPFTLVQEKAQVAKTATSTVTAGEPFDLGFTVGALTDKSLSWTYNGVDFMLASDQLTPDELSTVARSVQSQMGK; this is translated from the coding sequence ATGTTCTTGCTTCTCCGTTTAGCTGTGAATATACGAAATAAAGGAGTTGGGGAAATGCATAAAAAATGGATTGGCTTATTTGTTTGCGCCTTTTTTCTCTTAGCCTTATCAGCATGCGGTGAAAAAAGTCAGCAGGATGTAACAGATGCATTGGATGCCAAGGTACAAGAAATGGCGGGGTATAAATCAGATGCTAAGATGACATTGAATACAGGGAAAGATGCTCAAGTATACGATGTAGAGATTTGGCATAGTAAGCCTATGTATTATCGAGTGAATTTGAAAAATACAAAGAAAGATCAAAGCCAAATGATTTTGCGTAATGATGAAGGGGTTTTTGTCTTAACACCTGCCTTAAATAAAAGCTTTCGTTTTCAGAGCGACTGGCCGCAAAATAGCAGTCAAGCTTATTTGTATGAATCCCTTGTCCAAGACATTGTGAAGGATGAAAAAGCAAGTTTTAAATCAACGGATAAGCATTATATTTTTGAAACAAAAACCAACTATCAAAATAGCACAATGCTTCCTAAACAAGAAATTACGCTGAACAAAAGTGACTTAGCGCCTGTTTCGGTTAAAATTATGGATACGGATAATAAAGTGTTAATAAAAGTTGATTTCTCTAAGGTGAAATTCGATTCTAAGTTTGATAAAGGAGCTTTTGACACAAAAAGAAATATGACAAGTGCAAAGATTGACGTTCCGACACTAGCTCAGCAAAAATCATTTAGCGTCCTTTATCCTAAGGATGTTCCAAAAGGTACAAAGCTGTCCAAAGAAAAGAAAATTGAGACGGAAAATGGCGAGAGAGTCGTTTTAATGTACAAAGGAGAAAAGCCGTTTACTCTTGTACAAGAAAAAGCTCAAGTAGCTAAAACAGCAACATCTACAGTTACTGCCGGAGAGCCATTTGATTTAGGTTTTACTGTGGGAGCTTTAACGGATAAAAGTCTATCTTGGACATATAATGGAGTAGACTTTATGCTGGCTTCTGATCAGCTAACACCAGATGAATTGAGTACAGTTGCTAGGTCTGTGCAAAGTCAGATGGGAAAATAA
- a CDS encoding anti-sigma regulatory factor — protein MEFQSSVKIVTEWDIVAARQLGRNVSKELGFGTVDQARITTAISELARNIYLYAGKGQIYIEKLNRGGKNGLLVVATDEGPGIPDVRKVMEDGYSTSGGLGAGLPGVKRLMDEFDIETNVGEGTEIKAVKWLR, from the coding sequence ATGGAATTCCAATCCAGCGTAAAAATCGTAACAGAATGGGACATCGTAGCGGCACGCCAATTAGGTAGAAATGTGTCGAAAGAGCTAGGGTTTGGAACAGTTGACCAAGCTCGTATTACAACCGCCATTTCTGAATTAGCTCGTAATATTTACCTATATGCGGGTAAGGGTCAAATCTATATTGAAAAATTAAATCGTGGAGGAAAAAACGGTCTTCTTGTCGTAGCAACAGATGAAGGGCCAGGTATCCCCGACGTTCGCAAAGTAATGGAAGATGGATATTCAACATCGGGTGGACTAGGAGCTGGGCTTCCTGGGGTAAAGCGATTGATGGATGAGTTTGACATCGAAACAAATGTCGGAGAAGGTACTGAGATTAAAGCAGTTAAGTGGCTCCGGTAG
- a CDS encoding rhomboid family intramembrane serine protease: protein MFVRTENAAEFKRFYPVTFTLICIHIALWLLAALPSHLAESFIHQLIGVNSLISQGDYWRLFTPIFLHLSFSHLLFNSFSLFLLGPGAERILSSYKFLLFYLTCGLLGNIVTFLIQSSFYSHVGASGAIFGLLGFYLYLVIKQKHMLSKSNQQIIVVFLIIGLLSGLLTPGTNNTAHFGGGIAGFLLAFLAFKQKNKTQI, encoded by the coding sequence ATGTTCGTACGCACAGAAAATGCAGCTGAATTTAAACGTTTTTATCCTGTTACCTTCACGCTTATCTGCATCCACATTGCGCTATGGTTACTTGCCGCTCTTCCCTCACACCTTGCAGAATCTTTTATACATCAGCTTATTGGTGTGAATAGCTTAATTTCTCAAGGAGACTACTGGCGACTTTTCACACCTATCTTTTTGCATCTAAGCTTTTCACACCTTCTTTTTAACTCATTTTCATTGTTCTTGTTAGGACCAGGTGCTGAGCGTATTCTTTCTTCTTATAAGTTTCTTCTATTCTACCTTACGTGTGGATTGCTTGGAAATATCGTTACATTTCTAATCCAATCTTCTTTTTACAGCCATGTGGGTGCATCAGGTGCCATTTTCGGGCTGCTTGGGTTTTACCTCTATCTTGTAATAAAACAAAAGCATATGCTTTCTAAAAGTAACCAGCAAATCATTGTAGTCTTTTTAATTATTGGATTACTTTCAGGTCTGCTAACGCCAGGAACCAACAATACAGCTCATTTTGGTGGAGGTATTGCTGGATTTCTTCTCGCTTTTCTTGCGTTCAAACAGAAAAACAAGACACAGATATGA
- a CDS encoding STAS domain-containing protein, protein MRIPILKLYDYLLVSIQWELDDQTAIQFQEDLLSKIHQTGAKGVVIDLTSIDMIDSFIAKVLGDVVSMSNLMGARVVLTGIQPAVAITLVELGIGLNDVLTALDLEKGLEKLQSELGD, encoded by the coding sequence GTGAGAATACCCATTTTGAAATTGTACGACTATTTATTGGTATCCATTCAATGGGAGCTGGATGATCAAACGGCTATTCAATTCCAAGAAGATTTGCTAAGTAAAATTCACCAAACTGGAGCAAAAGGAGTGGTAATCGATTTAACTTCAATTGATATGATCGATTCATTCATCGCAAAAGTGTTAGGTGACGTGGTTAGCATGTCTAATTTGATGGGGGCCAGAGTAGTATTAACAGGTATCCAGCCTGCAGTAGCTATTACACTTGTTGAGTTAGGGATTGGCCTAAACGATGTTCTTACTGCACTCGATTTAGAAAAAGGTCTTGAGAAACTCCAATCGGAATTGGGGGATTAG
- a CDS encoding CopG family ribbon-helix-helix protein gives MSEASATTEILVRLPKNLVSELDLMVKQENGNRSDFIHQATKLYLRERKKRHIRESMRRGYMEMAKINLNIASEAFLAEYEADHTVDRLVSGG, from the coding sequence GTGTCTGAAGCGAGCGCAACTACAGAAATCCTAGTAAGATTACCGAAAAATTTAGTATCGGAGCTCGATCTTATGGTTAAACAAGAAAATGGCAACCGAAGTGATTTTATTCACCAAGCAACAAAATTGTACCTTCGTGAGCGAAAAAAACGCCATATTCGCGAATCAATGAGACGTGGATATATGGAGATGGCAAAGATAAACTTAAATATTGCTTCCGAGGCTTTTCTAGCAGAGTATGAAGCTGATCATACTGTGGATCGTTTAGTAAGCGGGGGGTAA
- a CDS encoding DEAD/DEAH box helicase: MALFQDLGLSQQLNNAVSKMGFEEATPIQAETIPLALEGHDLIGQAQTGTGKTAAFGIPLIEKVDVNVDAIQGLIIAPTRELAVQVSEELYKIGQTKRVRVLSIYGGQDISRQIRALKKHPHIIVGTPGRMLDHINRRTLRLQDVHTVILDEADEMLNMGFIEDIEKILSNVPENHQTLLFSATMPTPIRRIAEKFMNEPKVVKVKAKEVTMPNITQYYLEVQEKRKFDILTRLLDMQSPELAIIFGRTKRRVDELSEALNMRGYSAQGIHGDLTQSKRLSVLRQFKEGSIDVLVATDVAARGLDISGVTHVYNFDIPQDPESYVHRIGRTGRAGKMGAAMTFVTPRETGQLHNIERTTKRKMERMTPPTLDEAMEGQQRIAADKLTESVTQGNLSYYKQLAEELLEEHDSVSLVAAAIKLFTKEPNESPIQLTAEPPVIAKGDKNKRGNGGGRSRSNSKNYSQQNRRGNSKRFGDKRRGGSNGSDNRNRNSSSNRKDSRSKA, encoded by the coding sequence TTGGCATTATTTCAAGATTTAGGATTAAGTCAACAGCTTAATAACGCTGTGAGTAAAATGGGTTTTGAAGAAGCAACACCAATTCAAGCAGAAACTATCCCATTAGCACTAGAAGGTCACGATTTGATCGGACAAGCACAAACAGGAACAGGGAAAACAGCTGCATTTGGTATTCCTCTTATTGAAAAAGTTGATGTAAACGTAGATGCAATTCAAGGGTTAATTATTGCTCCTACTCGTGAACTTGCTGTACAGGTATCTGAAGAACTTTACAAAATTGGTCAAACAAAGCGCGTACGCGTGCTATCAATTTACGGTGGTCAAGATATCAGTCGTCAAATTCGTGCATTGAAAAAGCACCCTCATATCATCGTAGGGACACCAGGACGTATGCTAGATCATATTAATCGTCGTACACTTCGTCTACAAGACGTTCATACAGTTATATTAGATGAAGCAGATGAAATGTTAAACATGGGATTCATCGAAGACATTGAAAAAATCTTATCAAACGTACCTGAGAACCACCAAACACTTTTATTCTCAGCAACAATGCCTACTCCAATCCGTCGCATTGCTGAAAAATTCATGAACGAACCAAAAGTGGTAAAAGTAAAAGCAAAAGAAGTAACGATGCCAAACATTACGCAGTATTATTTAGAAGTACAAGAAAAGCGTAAATTTGATATCCTTACTCGTCTTTTAGATATGCAATCACCTGAATTAGCTATCATCTTTGGTCGTACAAAGCGCCGTGTTGATGAGTTATCAGAAGCATTAAATATGCGTGGTTATTCTGCACAAGGTATCCATGGTGACTTGACGCAATCGAAACGTCTATCTGTACTACGTCAATTTAAAGAAGGTTCTATTGACGTATTAGTTGCGACGGACGTAGCTGCACGCGGACTTGATATTTCTGGTGTTACTCATGTATACAACTTTGATATCCCTCAAGATCCGGAAAGCTATGTACACCGTATCGGACGTACAGGACGTGCTGGTAAAATGGGCGCTGCTATGACATTTGTAACGCCAAGAGAAACTGGACAGTTACACAATATTGAGCGTACAACAAAACGTAAAATGGAGCGTATGACTCCTCCAACGCTTGATGAAGCAATGGAAGGTCAACAGCGTATTGCAGCTGACAAATTAACAGAGTCTGTGACACAAGGCAACTTATCTTACTACAAACAGTTGGCAGAAGAGTTACTTGAAGAGCACGATTCAGTTTCATTAGTGGCAGCGGCAATCAAATTATTTACAAAAGAACCAAACGAATCACCAATTCAATTAACTGCTGAACCACCGGTAATTGCAAAAGGTGATAAAAACAAACGTGGAAATGGCGGAGGTCGTTCACGTTCTAACTCTAAAAACTACTCGCAGCAAAATCGTCGTGGAAACTCAAAGCGTTTTGGTGACAAGCGTCGCGGTGGAAGCAACGGTAGTGATAATAGAAATCGCAATAGCAGCAGCAATCGTAAAGATTCTCGCAGCAAAGCGTAA
- a CDS encoding UDP-N-acetylmuramoyl-tripeptide--D-alanyl-D-alanine ligase, with protein MIKRTLTQLATMVPGSVFHSGNEAAVIEGVSIDTRTIQQGNLYIPIKGERFNGHTFVDKAIENGAVATLWNKDEENPPTDISVILVDDTLEALQQLAKSYRHELDIKVVGITGSNGKTTAKDMVKAVLDTTYRVLKTDGNFNNHIGMPLTILRLDETHDIAVLEMGMSSRGEIEFLSNLAEPDVAIITNIGESHLQDLGSRDGIAEAKLEITSGLAPTGQLVYNGDEPLLTSRVVNPVFETVTFGSSEQNDLYPSAISAEELGTTFTVSRETTYSFFIPVLGKHNVHNALSAIAVGHYFGLDNETIAKGLKELKLTNMRMELVKRTDGLTFINDAYNASPTSVKAAITLMHDLEGYKQKILVLGDMLELGDQEKEFHKEVGEFIQAEKIDYVLTYGPLSVEIEHGAKNNFVEDKVMHFEEKDELVKKLTAITTREDVVLVKASRGMKLEEVISKMMHKLP; from the coding sequence ATGATTAAACGTACGCTTACACAGCTAGCTACAATGGTTCCAGGAAGTGTATTTCATAGCGGGAACGAAGCAGCTGTAATTGAGGGAGTCTCAATTGATACGAGAACAATTCAGCAAGGTAATTTATATATCCCAATTAAAGGGGAACGTTTTAACGGGCATACATTTGTCGATAAAGCAATTGAAAACGGAGCGGTCGCTACTCTATGGAACAAAGACGAAGAAAACCCACCGACAGACATTAGTGTTATTTTAGTCGATGATACACTAGAGGCCCTTCAGCAATTAGCAAAGTCCTATCGTCACGAGTTAGATATTAAAGTAGTGGGCATTACAGGAAGTAACGGAAAAACAACGGCAAAAGACATGGTGAAAGCTGTGCTCGATACAACTTACCGTGTTCTGAAAACAGATGGAAACTTTAATAATCATATTGGCATGCCGCTTACTATTTTGCGTTTAGATGAAACTCATGATATTGCAGTTTTAGAAATGGGCATGAGCAGCCGAGGAGAGATTGAGTTTCTTTCTAATTTAGCGGAGCCTGATGTAGCCATTATTACAAATATCGGAGAATCGCATCTTCAAGACTTAGGAAGTCGTGATGGAATTGCGGAGGCAAAATTAGAAATTACAAGCGGCTTAGCGCCAACAGGTCAGCTTGTCTATAATGGTGATGAGCCACTTTTAACGTCGCGCGTAGTTAATCCAGTATTTGAAACGGTGACATTTGGTAGCTCAGAACAAAACGATTTGTATCCAAGTGCTATTTCAGCTGAAGAGTTAGGAACAACATTCACTGTTTCACGTGAAACAACATATTCATTCTTTATCCCGGTATTAGGTAAACATAATGTTCACAATGCGCTTTCTGCTATTGCGGTAGGTCATTATTTTGGACTAGACAATGAAACAATCGCTAAGGGATTAAAAGAATTAAAGCTAACAAATATGCGTATGGAACTAGTGAAACGAACAGATGGACTGACATTCATTAATGACGCATACAACGCAAGTCCAACGTCCGTTAAGGCTGCTATCACGTTGATGCATGATTTAGAAGGCTATAAGCAAAAAATTCTTGTTCTCGGGGATATGCTTGAATTAGGCGATCAGGAAAAAGAGTTCCACAAAGAAGTGGGAGAGTTTATTCAAGCAGAAAAAATTGATTATGTTCTAACATACGGCCCCTTATCTGTTGAAATTGAGCACGGAGCAAAAAATAATTTTGTAGAAGATAAGGTAATGCACTTTGAGGAGAAAGATGAGCTTGTTAAAAAATTAACAGCGATTACAACAAGAGAAGATGTGGTTTTAGTGAAAGCATCTCGAGGAATGAAGCTTGAGGAAGTTATCTCAAAAATGATGCATAAATTACCGTGA
- the uvsE gene encoding UV DNA damage repair endonuclease UvsE — protein MSTIVRLGYVAMSVHLENSSPSQTMTFAQFQRVKDHEAAIRKLERIAISNLENCLRLLKHNAWSEIEFFRFSSKLIPLANHDVLKEWNYIAPLKDALQRISVFLKKHPMRVDFHPDYFVVLNSTDKEVFKHSIQTLRMHQKLLKGMEIPLRNRCVLHVGGAYNDKEKALEQFIHNWGLVPQSIQQMIMLENDDTTFHIKDVLYLCEKLNVPIIFDLHHHQANSDETSWQEHWDRIIRTWEYETLPLKMHISSPKSDKEFRAHADYIDVNGFYSFLKEVNGTIPQIDCMIEAKKKDEALFQLVKDLKSYEDVEFINSSTFYIKS, from the coding sequence ATGTCGACCATTGTTCGGTTAGGTTATGTGGCGATGAGCGTTCATTTGGAAAATAGTTCTCCTTCTCAAACAATGACTTTTGCACAATTTCAGCGTGTGAAAGACCATGAAGCGGCCATTCGCAAGCTCGAACGTATCGCAATATCCAACTTAGAAAACTGCTTACGGTTATTAAAACATAATGCGTGGAGTGAAATTGAGTTTTTTCGATTCAGTTCTAAGTTAATTCCATTAGCTAATCATGACGTGCTAAAAGAGTGGAACTACATAGCTCCTTTAAAAGATGCTCTTCAGCGTATTTCTGTATTTTTGAAGAAACATCCAATGCGAGTAGATTTTCACCCGGATTATTTTGTTGTTTTAAACTCAACGGATAAAGAGGTTTTTAAGCATTCTATTCAAACTCTTCGCATGCATCAAAAGTTGCTAAAAGGAATGGAGATTCCGCTTCGGAATCGCTGTGTTTTACATGTTGGAGGAGCCTATAATGACAAAGAAAAAGCACTGGAGCAGTTTATTCATAATTGGGGGCTTGTACCTCAATCTATTCAGCAAATGATTATGTTAGAAAACGACGATACAACCTTTCATATAAAGGACGTCTTGTATTTATGTGAAAAACTAAATGTCCCAATCATTTTTGATCTTCATCATCATCAGGCAAACAGCGATGAAACTTCGTGGCAAGAGCATTGGGACCGTATCATTAGAACATGGGAATATGAAACACTTCCTCTAAAAATGCATATATCTAGTCCTAAAAGTGATAAAGAATTTAGAGCCCATGCAGATTATATCGATGTTAATGGGTTTTACAGCTTTTTAAAAGAAGTAAATGGAACGATACCGCAAATTGATTGCATGATTGAAGCTAAGAAAAAAGATGAAGCGCTCTTTCAGTTAGTAAAAGATTTGAAGTCTTATGAAGATGTGGAATTTATTAACTCATCCACTTTTTATATTAAATCCTAA
- the ndoA gene encoding type II toxin-antitoxin system endoribonuclease NdoA codes for MVVKRGDVYFADLSPVVGSEQGGVRPVLVIQNDIGNRFSPTVIVAAITAQIQKAKLPTHVEIDAKRYGFERDSVILLEQIRTIDKQRLTDKITHLDDEMMDRVDEALQISVGLIDF; via the coding sequence TTGGTAGTCAAACGTGGCGACGTTTATTTTGCTGACCTATCTCCTGTTGTTGGCTCAGAACAAGGAGGCGTTCGCCCTGTACTTGTCATTCAAAATGATATAGGCAATCGTTTTAGCCCAACTGTTATTGTAGCTGCGATCACTGCTCAAATTCAAAAGGCAAAGTTACCTACGCATGTTGAAATTGATGCAAAGCGCTATGGATTTGAGCGAGATTCAGTTATTTTACTAGAACAAATTCGTACTATTGATAAACAGAGGCTAACAGACAAGATTACCCATTTAGATGATGAAATGATGGACAGAGTGGATGAAGCCTTGCAAATCAGTGTAGGACTTATCGACTTTTAG
- the alr gene encoding alanine racemase yields MDAFYRETWAEIDVEAIFQNVNHVRELIPGHKTLMAVVKANAYGHGDKEVAEIALQAGADMLAVAFLDEAIALRKKGIKEAILVLGAVPTPYIQTALKWDVTVTAYSKAWIEEAASILGANSQLHMHLKIDTGMGRLGIRTKEELHETMNIITSHSGFVLDGVFTHFATADELNSPYFEEQYTFFEEMVRIVKEHNFTPPMIHCANSAALLRRPKDIFNGVRLGISMYGLSPSEELKEVLPIPLKQAFSLHSRIVHVKKVKKGSHISYGATYEAEEDEWIATIPVGYADGWIRKLSNFEVLVDGVKVPIVGRICMDQLMIKLPKMYKMGTKVTFIGKQKGAEITIDEVAKHLETINYEIPCMIAARVPRVYTRDSQHIDVNNYILR; encoded by the coding sequence ATGGATGCATTTTATAGAGAAACATGGGCAGAAATTGATGTAGAAGCCATTTTTCAAAATGTGAATCATGTAAGAGAACTGATACCGGGGCATAAAACGCTAATGGCCGTAGTAAAGGCGAATGCTTACGGGCATGGAGATAAAGAAGTAGCAGAGATTGCGCTTCAAGCTGGTGCTGATATGCTAGCTGTAGCTTTTTTGGATGAAGCTATTGCTCTTCGAAAAAAAGGAATAAAGGAAGCCATTTTAGTATTAGGAGCCGTGCCTACCCCATACATTCAAACAGCATTGAAGTGGGATGTAACGGTCACTGCTTATAGCAAAGCTTGGATTGAAGAAGCAGCGTCCATTCTAGGTGCAAACAGTCAGTTGCATATGCATTTAAAAATAGATACAGGCATGGGTCGCTTGGGAATTAGAACGAAAGAAGAATTACACGAAACGATGAATATCATCACTTCTCATTCAGGATTCGTGCTGGATGGAGTGTTTACACACTTTGCAACAGCAGACGAGCTAAACTCGCCTTATTTTGAAGAACAATACACATTCTTTGAAGAAATGGTTCGAATTGTGAAAGAACATAATTTTACACCTCCGATGATTCACTGTGCAAATAGCGCAGCCTTGCTTCGTCGTCCGAAAGATATCTTTAATGGCGTACGCTTAGGTATCTCTATGTATGGCTTGAGTCCTTCTGAGGAATTAAAAGAAGTCTTGCCAATTCCGTTAAAACAAGCGTTTTCGCTGCACAGCCGTATTGTGCATGTTAAAAAAGTCAAAAAAGGGAGTCATATCAGTTACGGAGCTACTTATGAAGCCGAAGAAGATGAATGGATTGCTACTATTCCAGTAGGATACGCAGACGGCTGGATTCGTAAATTAAGTAATTTTGAAGTATTAGTAGACGGAGTTAAAGTGCCAATTGTTGGTAGAATATGCATGGATCAATTGATGATTAAATTACCTAAAATGTATAAAATGGGTACAAAAGTCACATTTATTGGAAAACAAAAAGGTGCTGAAATTACAATTGATGAAGTAGCGAAGCATCTTGAAACAATTAATTATGAAATCCCTTGCATGATTGCAGCAAGGGTTCCGAGGGTTTATACAAGAGATTCGCAGCATATTGATGTTAATAATTATATCTTGCGCTGA
- a CDS encoding RsbT co-antagonist protein RsbRA has translation MNQDLFNYIQNHKSEIFDRWLVLMNDVETERIKNIVSEQVYVNVSSDFVNLLLAKAFRDQENFAEELEEVVGRVVSLGWPLAYLTQGVRNLGHVVVEGYVNSEHVKADQTHPELFYRFDKWLSPIYNKIVEQYSNSWENTVMLQKVALQELSAPLIPVFDKITVMPLVGTIDTDRAKKIMENLLQGVVKHRSEVVLIDITGVPVVDTMVAHHIIQAAEAVRLVGAKCLLVGIRPEIAQTIVNLGINLNEIITKNSLKKGVEFALEMTERKIVDIESEE, from the coding sequence ATGAATCAAGATTTATTCAATTATATACAAAATCATAAATCAGAAATTTTTGATCGATGGCTAGTGTTAATGAATGATGTGGAAACAGAGCGGATTAAAAACATTGTGTCCGAGCAAGTGTACGTAAATGTGAGCTCTGATTTTGTAAATTTACTTTTGGCAAAAGCATTCCGTGATCAGGAAAATTTTGCAGAGGAACTAGAGGAAGTAGTAGGACGAGTTGTGAGTTTAGGGTGGCCCCTTGCTTATTTGACACAGGGTGTACGTAACTTGGGTCATGTAGTTGTTGAAGGGTATGTAAACAGTGAACATGTAAAAGCTGACCAAACTCATCCTGAATTATTCTATCGGTTTGACAAGTGGTTAAGCCCTATTTATAACAAAATAGTAGAACAATACTCCAACTCGTGGGAAAATACAGTTATGTTGCAAAAAGTTGCACTTCAAGAATTGTCTGCTCCATTAATACCGGTATTTGATAAAATTACAGTAATGCCGCTTGTGGGAACAATTGACACCGATCGCGCAAAGAAAATTATGGAAAACTTACTGCAAGGTGTCGTAAAGCACCGATCAGAGGTCGTATTAATAGATATTACCGGAGTACCAGTAGTGGATACGATGGTTGCCCATCATATCATTCAAGCTGCTGAAGCCGTACGTTTGGTTGGAGCCAAGTGTTTGTTAGTAGGAATTCGTCCGGAAATTGCTCAGACTATTGTGAACTTAGGTATTAACTTAAACGAAATTATTACGAAAAACTCATTAAAAAAAGGTGTAGAGTTTGCGTTAGAAATGACTGAGCGGAAAATAGTTGATATAGAATCGGAGGAATAA
- a CDS encoding D-alanine--D-alanine ligase, with protein MKIKLGLLYGGKSAEHKVSLQTALAVSKAINHDKYEVHPIYITETGKWIRGTQLTGPLETVAQLEIQDNGTAISPVSLNTEMFALTDSKTDDQLDVIFPLLHGPNGEDGTVQGLLELLNIPYVGNGVLASAAGMDKVVMKQLFAQAGLPQVEYVSFIRREWEADRTAAYEKVETLGYPCFVKPANLGSSVGISKCDNREELEAAFVEAFLFDRKIIVEAAAVGREVEIGVLGNDEAACSVVGEILPKKAFYDYKAKYEDGDTGLIIPAEITEEQHQEMSALAIKAFKAIDGSGLVRADFFLTSEGKFIINEVNTMPGFTPFSMFPLLWKHAGVEYPDLIEKLVSLAIERHTEKQQIKHTM; from the coding sequence GTGAAAATTAAGCTTGGCCTTTTATACGGAGGAAAATCCGCTGAACATAAAGTATCTTTACAAACAGCTCTAGCAGTTTCAAAAGCAATTAATCACGATAAATATGAAGTGCATCCAATTTATATTACAGAAACAGGAAAGTGGATTCGCGGCACACAGCTGACTGGTCCGCTTGAAACAGTTGCTCAATTAGAAATTCAAGATAACGGAACTGCTATTTCACCAGTTTCATTGAATACGGAAATGTTTGCATTAACAGATTCAAAAACAGATGATCAGCTAGATGTTATTTTCCCACTTCTTCATGGTCCAAATGGAGAAGATGGTACTGTACAAGGATTATTAGAATTATTGAATATTCCTTATGTTGGAAACGGTGTATTAGCTTCAGCAGCTGGTATGGATAAAGTTGTAATGAAGCAGCTGTTTGCTCAGGCAGGTCTGCCTCAAGTAGAGTACGTATCATTTATCCGCCGCGAATGGGAAGCAGATCGAACGGCTGCTTATGAAAAAGTAGAAACACTTGGATACCCTTGCTTTGTTAAACCAGCAAACTTAGGTTCAAGCGTTGGGATTAGCAAATGTGATAACCGCGAAGAGTTAGAAGCGGCATTTGTTGAAGCCTTCTTATTCGATCGAAAAATTATTGTGGAAGCAGCAGCAGTTGGTCGTGAAGTTGAAATTGGTGTGTTAGGGAATGATGAAGCAGCTTGTTCAGTAGTTGGAGAAATCTTACCTAAAAAAGCGTTTTACGATTACAAAGCAAAATATGAAGACGGTGATACAGGTCTTATTATTCCAGCTGAAATTACAGAAGAACAGCATCAAGAAATGTCAGCACTAGCAATCAAAGCATTTAAAGCAATTGATGGATCTGGTCTTGTACGTGCAGATTTCTTCTTAACATCAGAAGGTAAATTCATTATTAATGAAGTTAATACGATGCCTGGTTTTACACCTTTCAGTATGTTCCCGTTATTGTGGAAACACGCAGGTGTTGAATATCCAGATTTAATCGAAAAACTTGTGTCATTAGCAATTGAACGTCATACCGAAAAGCAGCAAATTAAACACACAATGTAA
- the acpS gene encoding holo-ACP synthase: MIIGTGIDITELERIEKMVQRQSAFITRILTKNERERYEKLSSRRKVEFLAGRFAVKEAYSKALGTGIGKDFSFQDIEIVNDERGKPYIVTKQPLDASVHVSISHSAHYAIAQVIIERLSS; the protein is encoded by the coding sequence ATGATTATAGGAACTGGAATTGATATTACAGAGTTAGAGCGGATTGAAAAAATGGTGCAGCGTCAAAGCGCTTTTATTACTCGGATTTTAACAAAAAATGAAAGAGAACGCTATGAAAAGCTATCAAGCCGACGCAAGGTCGAATTTTTAGCAGGAAGATTTGCTGTGAAAGAAGCATATTCGAAAGCTCTTGGAACAGGAATAGGAAAAGATTTCAGCTTCCAAGATATCGAAATCGTGAATGATGAAAGAGGAAAGCCCTACATTGTTACAAAACAACCACTTGATGCGTCTGTACACGTATCTATTTCGCACAGTGCGCACTATGCAATTGCTCAAGTAATTATTGAACGCTTGTCAAGCTAG